The genomic window ACTGGTGGTACGTCATTATCTGCGCGCACAGTTTATACTGCATATGCTTGGGGGCCCCGCGGTGCCATCGCGCTCACATTCAACAGGAGGCAAGTGGTGGATGCGGATGGAACCTTATACTTCGTATTTGCCATCTTCACCAAAGTAGAGGAATGCACTCAAAGCTAAAATTCTAAATGGGATACGTTCAGGCGACTGCGGTGGAGTCGAAGCTGACAGGTTTTTTTATTCAAAATTGAGATAATTTTTACTGGCGTATTGCGGATAGGTGCGTTGCGCGCCGTGGTGCAGCTAACTACTCTGTTTCTCTAAAGATTTCAAAGAACACAGCCTGAAAAAAAAATACTTATTCTACCGTAGGAAGTGACAATTGAAGTCACAATGGCAGCTGTGGCACTCAATGGATCGAACATAACAACGGGGAACTTTACAAATCAGTTTGTTCAGCCGCCTTGGCAAGTTGCCCTGTGGTCGGTCGCCTACAGCTCCGTTTTGGCGGTGGCTGTGTTCGGAAACCTCATCGTCATATGGATAATTCTCGCCCACAAACGAATGCGGACAGTCACCAACTATTTCCTTTTGAACTTGGCATTTTCGGACGCATCCATGGCCGCCTTCAACACATTAATTAATTTCATATATGCTGCCCACGGAGACTGGTACTTCGGAGAGGCTTATTGCAGGTTTCACAACTTTTTCCCCGTCACCTCCGTGTTCGCAAGCATCTATTCGATGACTGCAATTGCCGTTGATAGGTAGGCAACTGATGCTGATCATGCCTACTTTTTTAAATCAATAATGGTATTTATGTATTATGATTAACTATGAATTATTACGATCATGATGGTGATCTATACACTTTATTATTCAGCACTTCTCATGATTCTTTACAAGCATTTTCCACCAGTAAAAAAAACATAGGATTCACTCCTCATGGTGATGCTGATGAGGTTGTAGGGGACTggtatcccccccccctcccccatctccctcaagTTATTATTGAATGGAGATCACACACCAGGGCTGCATTTTTTTCTGTTTAAGGAAATGTATGTTTCATTGTTTATTCTATCTAGGcagtaggctgtgtgtgtatgtgtatgtgtgtgtgtgtgtgtgtgtgtgtgtgtgtgtgtgtgtgtgtgtgtgtgtgtgtgtgtgtgtgtgtgtgtgtgtgtgtgtgtgtgcatacctgcATGTGatgacagtgtgttgtgtgtgtgtgtgcatgcctgtgtgtgtgtgcatgcctgtgtgtgtgtatgcctgtgtatgtgtgtagggtatatattgtgtgtgagcgtgtgtctgtGCATGCATGAATGAAtgttaatttgtgtgtgtgttcctgcctACGTGTGTTTATGCTGGGGAGGGCAGTCTATTGCATGTGTAATCATGAGTTTGCCAGCGTGCATGatgcgtgcctgtgtgtctgtgtatgtggaTGCCTGTGTACAAGCATGTGTGTACATTCATGCCTTTGGAGTCAGTGGAGAGGTTCAAAGCAGCACCGACCACAGAGgataatgattttttttttttttaagattaGTAACTGTAAAAGTAGCAATGCTTTTCATCTTCTTGCTGGAGGTCAGGGCAGGTGAAAAATATTTCTTAACTTACCTTGGCAGTCATATCAAGAGACATGGATTATCCAGACTACTGCCATCTGTCCAGACCATCAGAGCACAGCTGTATTACAGGCTCTATGTTGGAAATGTCCTTGTGATTCAAACTAAATCTAGACGGAGCTGGTGTCAGGTTTCTGTAGTGTGTTCTGGCATATCAGTAACTGCAGGTTTGTCATCATGATGGCCCTGCTACGCTATAGCTGTCGGGCATCTGGTATTGCCGTCAGTCATCAGTCCATTGGGGGAATGCTTCCTTTGAAATCACTGAAAGCTGCTATACTGTCCATGTTGTGCTTTCGTTGTGTCACGTCCAATGGCAGCGTTGCGAGCTCAAGAATCTCTGAGGTTCAGTTCTCAGTGGCTGACACACGTGTTAATTCCATCTTGTGAATTTAAATAATCAGAAATAAAGATGATTTTGGTTGCATATGGCCTCCACTAGACACCATTGGTTATTTTACCAAGATTTATGAAGCCAAGAAGATACTGGTGAGAAGAaactctagctagctacattgatTATTTCCACATTGTATACAAAAGCAACATGTGTAATCAGAGGATCATTTAGTACAACCACTAGCAACTATTTAATGAGTACTTGTGAGAAACTGGACTAAAGCTATTGCACTTATGCATAATCATTGAATATGGTACAGTAGGGAAAAATATAATAAGGACGCTCtttccctctgctcctctgctcctctgttcTCAAAACAACACGCTCTGTGTAGCAGGTAGAATGTCACATTGACACGATGTCACATTGACTGATGGCCTGCTTGCATTTGGGGTGGCagagaattgtgtgtgtgtgtgtgtgtgcatgcctgcgtGCACGGGCGATCATATGCTTGCATCTGCGTAGGGGGTGGCAGTGTAGCGTGTGAGTACGTgcacctgtttgtgtgtgtaggtataCACTCATATGAccaaaaataaatacagaaacGCCAGTAACCACTCTTCACTGGGCTTTACTGACACTCGAGGAAACCAAAACCTACGTTTGGACAACGCCCCTAATTACAATCGTTTGACAAATTGGCACAAGCCTGCACTGTTATTGGACATTGTCAGACGCGAATATCTTATTAATGGCGTCTTCAGGGGGTGTCACTGGGGAAGCCTACACACATTCATTCCAGTGATGGAGGTGCCTCTGAGGGTTGTGTTAGTGTGCGCCACTTCACATCAGTTGACCATTCTGAGAAAACCTACCCCTTAGATAAATGTGTAGTTAAATATTGATAGTATGCTTGGATCTGCGCTgccttgccaactcctatggtcattattATGCCTTGTCATGCCAAAACATGGCTTGATTATGATCATAGGAGCTGGCTATAGCACAAACGGATCTGGTGTTAACTATGAAGTGCATTGATATACAGTGTATGCATAAgaaattgattggttgattggttgcaGTGAATTTAAATGATTCACTCATTTGACAGCAGATTGATTAGAATTGGCGTTTTAGCTGAGTAGTATTCACTCAACGGGGTGTCAGTCAAACATTATGAGTTGCTGTCCTACTGTTGACACCATTCTCCAATAGTCTGCTaaagagatgagacagagaagacaggactTGTTGTTTTGACCTCAAAGTGAATTGTTTCCCGACACAACAGGCCTGAAGGGTTGTTTATACCCTAGCCAAAGCCAGATGCCAGACTTGGTTTGTAAAAataacgcacgcacgcacacatgcacacactcacttCCATAAAAggcatgcatgtacacacacacacccttgcatCAAACACAAGTGGCTtggcacacacaaaacacacacaaaacacacacacacacacacacacacacacacacacacacacacacacacacacacacacacacacacacacacacacacacacacacacacacacacacacacacacacacacacacacacacacacacacacacacacacatcccccaatGACTCTCTTGTCACTTAATGAGATTATCATTTCAAATGGGACTCTGGCTGATTTGATATTGATCAATATCCCCATGTTACATCATATACTGTAGAGTTATGGTGTGATAATGGAGGAGAAGTAGTGAGTGTGAGCCACTGGTATCTCCTGCAACGCTGTGACAACACAAAAGGAGCACCCTTTAGCTCTGCTCTACATGACCTTCCTGCAGCCGAGGCAGACAAATTCCATCTTTTTAAGTGTCCCTTCAATTTGATCACCCCATGCCAGAGATGAGGAGAACAAGAGGACAAGAGAACATAGATTTGACCCAGATTGAAACACATAACCTCCAGTCCTACTTGTTGCATGGCTGAACTGATGTGCAGCGCAATCCAGATAGTCTGTCGCATTGGAAATGGCACAGGGTTGCAATGTGGTGGCCAACCGCAAATGTGCCCCCCATTCTATTAAGGGCAGAATGTGCCCCcattccacccctccatccctattTCCTGTGGAAGTAAAACTCATTTCCTGTGTGAACAGCACTTCAGATAAGACTCCTACACACACCTATTATAAGAAAAACGGCAagacatcctcccacacacactcacgtttAGCGGGAAGAGTGTGACGAGGTGCCAGTCTGTCAGCAAGTGTATTCTTTGAGATGGGACTGATTAGATGTACCATTGTTGGTAGTTGACACTCTTCAAGCAAGTTCCTCACTTCATTATTCTTCGTTGTTCTTAGACGGTCATGTTAGGCACAGCAGCCCATAACTGATGTTACCGGCTGAGACTATACAAGTTACAGACTCATTAAAGATCCAATGCagatgtttttatctcaatatcaaataatagTACCTTAcggtgattgttttcaattaaaatagtCAAAAAGAAACAAGAATAGCGTCTTAGCAGAAAGCAATTTCTCAAGTAAGTTAGCTGTTATTGGCGGAGGTGGTGTCACCAGGCAGGATAAAACTCCATCCCAACAAAATAGGCTGAATttaggtggtcttttcaaacagctcttacacttaaAAGGTCATTATCATAATATTCCGAAttttacagtattattccaacctcatagtgtggcaATATATATAGAACACAGATAAATccagtttttgactgcactggaccTTTAATGAATGAAATGCTCAAATTCTTTCATTGCTAATTTTGTGATGCAAAGGGAGAGTAAGACATTTTAGAAGACTGATGTGTAGGCTACTGCAGGATTTTCACCCGCTACCCTTTTCATGCATTACTTCCACCCTTTATCCCTTTTATGCCTAAAGAAATGACAAAATGCTTCATTAAACGTATCAATTTTGGTGGAGGCTCCCTTTGGGTTTTGCTTTCGAATAAGAAAAAGACGTCAGGAAAACACCATATTGAGATTTCTGTGATGAAATACAATGAAGCCCTGAAAGAGCAGCACCCTGCGTGGTTTGGCTCTTTTAATCAACCAGTAGTACtctacgcacgcacgcacacaactcacaaacgcacgcacgcacgcacacacacacacacacacacacacacacacacacacacacacacacacacacacacacacaaaacacacacacacacacacacacacacacacacacaaaacacacacacacacacacacacacacacacacacacacacacacacacacacacacacacacacacacacacacacacttcattcaCCTGGACTGCTACTGAAGTTAAATTGACTAATTCCTCTCATCTCAATACCAGGGCCCAAGTGCCACTCAGACTAAATGCCAAGTGATTACAGACGAGTTAAGGGACTGCACGGACTGCTCTCTAGTGACGGCCCTTTGGGGGATTTCCGACTGTCATTGAGGTGGCAGCCAAGGCTCTGAAAGTTATCAGAAACAGTGTCCGGAAGGGAACTTGTCTGTTAGCGAGGTGCTTCATTCAAGGAAAGGAGATGATAATTAGCATTAGCATCAATGAGCCGTGGCTCTCAGTAATGGACAGTCATAAATTGAGGCAAATCAGAGGACACAGCAGCATAATAAAGTGTGTCCCCAGGCTTACAGCGTGTTTAGAGTAATCTCCCACTAATTTGGGCGATCCATTGTTTCCTCTTTGTCCGTGGCTTTGTTCTAAAGCCTCTGGTTTGATATGAATGAATCCATGTAACAATAGAGACCGCCAGACCTCAAGTGGAACATCTTTGTGTTTTGGAAACACAGGAGACCAAGACAGGAGCAAGGTTGCAGTCAATTCCTTCTCAATTCAGTACAGGAATTGAATTAAATAATTCAAATTGCATGTCAAGCATGTTATATAATCTTCACCCATTCATTTAAGTAATTTGCCACTACAAAAAACTaaattaacctctctgggatactcgggacggtagcgtcccaccccgccaacagccagtgaaagtgcagggcgccaaattcaaaacaacaaaaatctcagaATTAAAATTTCTCAAGCATACAACTATTTTACACCATTTAaaagatacaattctcgttaatccagccacagtgtccgatttcaaaaaggctttacggcgaaagcaccacaaacgattatgttaggtcaccaccaagtcacagtcttttttccagccaaagagtggTGTCGCAATAAGCAGAAGtatatagatcaaattaatcactaacctttgatgatcttcatcagatcacactcataggacttcatgttacacaaaagatgtatgttttgttcatggaactttagataaacttctcgttaatgtaaccactgtgtcagatttctttTTAatctttacagaaaaagcataccatgcaataatctgagtacggcgctcagagcccaaaccggccagagaaatatccgccatgttgggtagtcaacatgagtcagaaatagcattataaatattcacttacctttgatgatcttcatcagaatgcactcccaggaatcccaattCCACAGTAAATGTCCATCATTTCTGTccaaatagatacttttgttagcgcgtttgctAAACAAATTGAAACTCACGAACCGCGTTCACTAGGAccagacaaaatgtcaaaaagttctgttacagtccatagaaacatgtcaaacgatgtatagaatcaatctttaggatgtttttaacataaatcttcaatattgttccaaccggagaattcctttgtctgtagaaaagcaatggaacgagagctaactctctcaTGACCGCGCGTCACgagcctgtggcactctgccagaccactgactcaaacagcccttatgagcccctcctttacagtagaagcctcaaataactttctaaagacggttgacatctagtggaagcctttggaagtgcaacatgaccaatatcccactatcTTCAATAgattaaattaaatcaaattcaTTAGCGAACatcctctgattcagaggggttgggtacaactgactaggtatccccctttccctttctctttccttaTGCTTGCCCTTCAACCCCATTTCGACATCTTGACCCCTGCAGGTACATGGCCATCATCCACCCTCTGAAGCCACGGCTGTCGGCAACAGCCACCAAGGTGGTGATCATGTGTATCTGGGCGCTGGCCGTGGTGCTGGCtttccccctctgcttctactCCACCATCCGCATCCTGCCCCGCCGGACCATCTGCTATGTGGCCTGGCCCCGCAAGGAGGACGACCCCTTCATGTGAGTAACGGCACCTTCAGCCCAGTAGCCTACTTTGTAGACTAGCCTCCTTCAAGCCTtataaaaaatatacagtatatacagttgaggtcggaagtttacatacaccttagccaagtacatttaaactcagtttttcacaattcctgacatttaatcctagtaagaataccctgttttaggtcagttaggatcaccactttattttaagaatgtaaaatgtcagaataatagtagagagaatgatttatttaagcttttatttctttcatcacattcccagtgggtcagaagtttacatacactcaattagtatttggtagcattgcctctaaattgtttaacttgggtcaaacgtttccgggagccttccacaagcttcccacaataaattgggtgcattttgtcccattcctcctgacagagctggtgtaattgagtcaggtttgtaggcctccatgcgcacacacactttttcagttcttcccacaaattttctatagggtttaggtcagggctttgtgatggccactccaataccttcactttgttgtccttaagccattttgccacaactttggaagtatgctttgggtcattgtccatgtggaagacccatttgagaccaatctttaacttcctgactgatgtcttgagatgttgcttcaatatatccacataattgcaTAAGTGCAcgttccctcctgcagcaaagcacctccaaaCACGATGCTGCCACGCCCATGCTTCAAGGTtgcgatggtgttctttggcttgcaagcctcccccttattcctccaaacgtaacgatggtcattatggccaaacagttatatttttgtttcatcagaccagaggacatttctccaaaaagtacgatctttgtcccaatgtgcagttgcaaaccgtagtctggcttttttatgccggttgtggagcagtggcttcttccttgctgagcggcctctcaggttatgtcgaagtaagacttgttttactgtggatataaatacttttgtacctgtttcctccagcatcttcacaaggtcctttgctgttgttctgggatttaattgcacttttcgcaccaaagtatgttcatctctaggagacttcttgagtggtatgacggctgcgtggtcccatagtgtttatacttgcgtactattgtttgtacagatgaacatggtaccttcaggcatttggaaattgttcccaaggatgaaccagacttgtggaggtctgaattcttttgattttccaatgatgtcaagcaaagaggcaccgagtttgaaggtaggccttgaaatacatccacaggtacacctccaaattgactcaaattatgtcaattagctcatcagaagcttctaaagccatgacatacttttctggaattttccaagctgtttaaaggcacagtcaacttagtgtatgtacatttctgacccactggaattgtgatgcagtgaattatatgtgaaataatctgtctgtaaacaattgttggaaaaattacttgtgtcatgcacaaagtagatgtctaaccgacttgccaaaactatagtttattaacaagaaatttgtggagtggttgaaaaatgagttttcatgactccaacctaagtgtatgtaaacttccgacttcaactgtatctttaAAGTTTCTTTGTTtattggatagagagagatagaggtgaaaggtaggagagagagtgcTGAAAACGCAGGTCAGATTTGAACTCATGCTGGCCGCGGTACATCGTACCAGGCCACCTCATTCTAGATGTCTATACCTCATTCTAGACGTCTATACCTCATTCTAGACGTCTATACCTCATTCTACTACTTCATATGAGATGCGTTTAACACTCTCTTTCATCATCAGAAGTGTCTTCATTTCACTCAGTTTTACATGGTTACACATTATGCTAGCTTATGCTGCTACCTCGCTCTCCAACCAAGGTTCATGAATTGAGGATCAAACTGAAGTGAGGAGGATATTCAGCAACTCTTGCAGGACAGTGGAAGTTGATAGAAAAGCGTATTTATTGTTATTTCACCTCGTGGCCTTCTTCATGGTTGCATGATGGCAGCATTATGGTGCATTATGACAGCCATATTGTGCCGGAGCGCTCATCACACATTGGCTGTGACAATGGAAAGACGTGACTGTACCAGTTGAGATAGAGATGATTAGCATGCCCTCTGTAGGCTAGCATAGCATAGCCCTTCTTTTCAATCTTCTCTCTACATGTCAATGTGTTGTCTCACCTCAtccattttgctgtgttacagtATAAACGCCTCATCCTATTAGCACCTACAgttggcttctctctctctctctctctctcaccttttgCTTTTCTCCTCTCTGGAAGTACacactggtcctctctctctctctctctctctctcagatttgAACTGCTCTTTTTATCATGTCTAGTTTACATTACCCAtattttcctccctcctctcatcccttacTTCTCTGCCCGCATATCCTCTTTAAAAATGGACCAGGGCCATTTTGCTCGTTGTTGTTTCTAATCAATCGTCTTTGTTTACATTCTGTTTTTCTTCTCCTCCCTGTCGTGCCCAGGTTTCATATCCTTGTGATGCTACTGGTCTACCTACTGCCCCTAATGGTAATGGGCATCACCTACACCATCGTCGGGGTGACACTGTGGGGGGGAGAGATCCCGGGGGATTCATCTGACAACTACCACGGCCAGCTCCGGGCCAAGAGGAAGGTAAATCCAGAACAGACCCGGGATAATAACACCCGACACAACAAACACAATGTATTTACGATGCTCTGTCAGTACCACTGACCCAGAAAAGGCATCTCTGGTTCTGGGGTGACAGCGCTTCAGGTCTCAGGAACTTTAAGGCAGTAGCAATGCTATATACACCATCCACAAGGATTTTCACAGACAGAGAGATTAATTGTTGTGTAATGAGTTTTGAGACTGTATCTTCAAAGTGCCAAAAAAATCACTCTAGTGGGTTAGTGTACTAGGGTTAGTGTACTAGGGCGACATAcaatacatcaaaacacacatactacacacatactgtactagGGGGACAAAGTGGGTTTATAACAAGATAATGGAGTATTTACTGTATCTTTATGTGTTTCTTCATTCACAATAACTATTACGTTACAGTCTGGGTCACCAAATCCATCACATTGGTCAATCTCCGCAGACGAAAACCTAGCAACACAACCTGATCGCTGCAACACAGCACAGACCTTTAAGTCTATGAAAAACAAATTTGAGACGTTAGTTTTTTCTGACTCGTGGTCACCGTTCCTCCATCGACCTTGTTTTTTTGACGTAGTTGCTTTTTGACATGCAGCGCTAGCTTTGAATGCTAATGGACTCCTGAGGCACTGTGAGCTTGGCCCTCCATCTCGTACTGATGTCAAAAGTCAACACTTGGATATACTCTCCGGACTGTCTACTCTGTGAGTCACAGGCAAACTCAGACAGTGAGAACAGTTGACTTGTCAGTGTTGTTTTCTGGTTTTGAGAATAAAATGTGCTTCCTAAGAAAGTGGTTGTGTTAAACAGAAACTGTCCCAGATTTTTGGTACACACTCCAATAAACATATTACATTTTGTTTGGGATTTTGACCCATTTTGTCTCTTAGAAATTTGTGTCAATGGGATTCAGTATTGACCACAGTGGGTGGGTCAGGCCCTGTACATCCTGGCAGTAAGACTAAGAGGCTCCttaaaaggggcaatctgggattcaaaCAACAATAAAGCTGTCACACTACCACTTTTTTGCTAAACAGCTAAGGTATGGGGCTGgataaatgtaaccactctcaaattcatagatgaAGATATGGATGCAAGAACTGGCCATCCATTTGAGTTAAAACATGTTTGTACTAATTCCACATTGTCCCTTTAAACTGGGAGCCCTGCTGGGCAAATGGCCTTAGGCCGACAGGAAATATGGGAGATGCACCTCCACTGGGAATTAATATGAGTGATAAGGATTGGACTGGAGGCACTAGAGTGTCCACACTCTACAGACCACAGAGAcaagagagatggagtgtgaagtTGGCTAAAACACGAACGGACCAGGCGAGGCTATTGTATGTGAAGAGACCTTTCTATGTATCCGAACAATACCTCTGGATAAACCATAGACTTTCAACCGTGAGAAGGtcacctccacccccaggcccatattcataaagcatctcGGAGTTGGAGTGCTGATCTCGTATAAGTTTTGCCTGTAAGATCACAATGAACTAGATGGTAACTTTACATAAGTAAAGTAAGTAAGTAAAGTAGTTGGGCTTGATTTAGCTCTTTAAAAGTATTTTTGTGGTAGTGGAAGAAGTTTTACTTGACTATTTAAAGCAAAGCAGTTACTTTACATATAGTCAAAGTTAAATGTAGAAAAATAATTGGTCTGATTACTTTGATATACTACTAAATATCAATCGTATTACTTTGGACTGTTTCGGCAGTTAGATCACACATTTAATCAGAAATAACTATACTAGGACTACTACACTTGTATACACTCTGCTACTAGAACACGACACTATATGCAAACTGAAATAATAGAACACAGAAGACAATGAGGCATTGCTTAAGTTTTATACAAATAAACCCCCCAAAACATCACTATGTATTTGGATGAGAGTCCTCTCTGGACTGGAGGGAGATCAGTGGGAAGAGGGACCCACTGGCCAGAAAAGGGGAACCCCTTCCCTCTGAGCACCTTTAAACCCAAAGGGGACACACATGTTAACTGAGCATAGTATACATAGGGCCCTATGAAATCTATTTTATTTTTTGCCTGTTTCGTCTTGTTTCTTCCCATATTCCGTTTTCTCCAATTCGTTTTTTCATGTTTCATTTACCTCCccatttaaaaaaagtttttgtTCTCAAAATCACACTTTGTAAATAGAAAAACAACACCATTGGATGTTCTAAGTCCATAACAATGCATAAACCACATCAAGGGCTGTTTTTGAGGTCTGgaaaaaatatacatttagaTTTTGGGTGTGTTTTGCaagagtttgcaaaacaaatggccTTTAGATTGATATCATTCTACCAGGTACAGTATGCATAGGCCACTTCGTAGTtgacatttaattgagaaggttgtTAATTTCCACAAATAAGTAGTTTATCATTAGCATCATCACTATTGGCTACACAaagtggagacacacacacacacacacacacacacacacacacacacacagacagggacgttCCTGTGCTGTTTCAGAAAGCTACAGGAAAATACAAATGACTGATGCTGACTGACTGAACCGAATAGACTACACAACTCTCCTTCATATTAAAATGTCTATGTTGACTCGTGTAAAAATTGAAAGAAGTTTTCATAACGCAATAAAAAACAACGGGAAAAAGTTTTCCCCGTTCGCCTACGTATCAGATTCTAGTGTGTTGTTATTAGGGGTGTGGCAAGCTGGCTATACTCGTATTCGTATCCATAAATTGACAGTTGATATTCGTGAACGGAAAAGTGTTTTATTATGCCTAAATATATGTTGGAAAAATATCTATCTGCAGGTTTATAGAACAAAACAGCTGCAGATTAGGAACAGCATGCggatgtgtgtgactgtgtctgtgtgtcttgtcCTCCAAACTTGGAGGGCAAGCTGGCAGACAAGTTtgctgtcactcagtcagtcttTCCCTACTTTCACTTCGCTTGTTAGATATAATTCACATTGATAGCTGC from Oncorhynchus masou masou isolate Uvic2021 chromosome 20, UVic_Omas_1.1, whole genome shotgun sequence includes these protein-coding regions:
- the LOC135506688 gene encoding neuromedin-K receptor-like produces the protein MAAVALNGSNITTGNFTNQFVQPPWQVALWSVAYSSVLAVAVFGNLIVIWIILAHKRMRTVTNYFLLNLAFSDASMAAFNTLINFIYAAHGDWYFGEAYCRFHNFFPVTSVFASIYSMTAIAVDRYMAIIHPLKPRLSATATKVVIMCIWALAVVLAFPLCFYSTIRILPRRTICYVAWPRKEDDPFMFHILVMLLVYLLPLMVMGITYTIVGVTLWGGEIPGDSSDNYHGQLRAKRKVVKMMIIVVVTFALCWLPYHVYFIVTGLNKALMRWKSIQQVYLSVMWLAMSSTMYNPIIYCCLNSRFRAGFKRAFRWCPFVQVSSYDELELRATRLHPARQSSMYTLSRMDTSVVVVYDPVDGTNNQNQARKKSYVNQRMENGLGCNGNGAKAKAGCAPNAEAEDFS